A single genomic interval of uncultured Pseudodesulfovibrio sp. harbors:
- a CDS encoding DUF554 domain-containing protein, with amino-acid sequence MLPVGSIVNALAIIGGSLIGCWLQSRFPERIRKIVFQGLGLCTLLIGLQMALKVEQLLLVIFSILLGGITGELLHLETLFERLGNRLKKVIKSKNEKFTDGLITSSLIFCIGAMAIIGSLEEGINGDPTIFYTKSILDGFASIALAASYGSGVLFSFIPVLLYQGSLTLGAGFFQQYFSDLMIAQITACGGLLILGIGINLLELTEIRLANLLPALGFVVVLTAIFG; translated from the coding sequence ATGCTCCCTGTCGGATCTATCGTCAATGCCCTCGCCATTATCGGCGGCAGCCTTATCGGCTGCTGGCTCCAGTCCCGGTTCCCCGAACGCATCCGAAAGATCGTTTTTCAGGGCCTCGGCCTGTGCACGCTGCTTATCGGCCTCCAGATGGCCCTCAAGGTAGAACAACTCCTTCTCGTCATATTTTCAATTCTGCTTGGCGGCATAACCGGTGAACTTCTGCATCTCGAAACACTCTTCGAGCGCCTCGGCAACCGCTTGAAAAAAGTCATCAAGTCAAAAAACGAAAAATTCACCGACGGCCTCATCACGTCATCACTTATCTTTTGCATCGGGGCCATGGCCATCATCGGCTCTCTTGAGGAAGGCATTAACGGCGATCCTACAATCTTCTACACCAAATCCATCCTCGACGGCTTTGCCTCTATCGCGCTGGCCGCATCCTATGGTTCGGGCGTGCTCTTCTCATTCATTCCAGTTCTGCTCTACCAAGGCAGCCTGACTCTCGGCGCGGGATTCTTTCAACAATATTTCTCAGACCTCATGATTGCCCAGATCACGGCCTGCGGCGGCCTACTCATCCTCGGCATCGGCATCAACCTTCTGGAACTCACCGAAATCCGCCTCGCCAATCTGCTCCCGGCCCTCGGCTTTGTCGTCGTATTGACCGCGATCTTCGGGTAA
- a CDS encoding methyltransferase domain-containing protein produces MIERLKRPIRRYLARRRWWKASDRKLNLGCGRNRQEGYLNVDVRAIPGVDMAADMKKCVRVFENECNEVYLSHVVEHFGYPGKAGRNTPDTVLGFLQQIHQMLRPSGVIRVAVPDFAALAKLYIEGKQPLSPRLAGRLCGEQDYPENLHKCLFDYDYLKKCLEDTGFTEIQKWDPRTCGLSRDSSFDELDGISTSLNLMARKTK; encoded by the coding sequence ATGATTGAAAGACTCAAACGCCCAATCCGTCGATACTTGGCCCGCCGCCGCTGGTGGAAGGCCTCAGACCGCAAACTGAATCTCGGCTGCGGACGCAACCGCCAAGAAGGATATCTCAACGTGGATGTCCGTGCCATTCCAGGCGTAGACATGGCTGCGGATATGAAAAAATGCGTCCGGGTATTCGAAAATGAATGCAACGAAGTATATCTTTCCCATGTGGTCGAGCACTTCGGCTACCCAGGCAAAGCCGGGCGCAACACCCCGGACACTGTTCTAGGTTTTTTGCAGCAAATCCACCAGATGCTTCGCCCTAGCGGGGTCATTCGTGTGGCAGTACCGGATTTCGCAGCCTTGGCCAAACTATATATTGAAGGGAAACAACCTCTTTCACCACGGTTGGCAGGACGACTGTGCGGTGAACAGGATTACCCAGAGAATCTGCACAAGTGCCTCTTTGACTATGATTATCTCAAAAAATGTCTTGAAGACACCGGATTCACCGAAATCCAAAAATGGGACCCGCGCACCTGTGGACTAAGCAGGGATTCCAGCTTTGATGAGCTGGATGGCATTTCCACGAGCCTCAATCTCATGGCGCGAAAAACAAAATAA
- a CDS encoding AEC family transporter, which yields MSTVIYAIAPIFALIFVGFGLRRINFPSDGFWPVSERLTYYVLFPGLLVHGVAGRPIQADSLPLSGGVLLAVLVVALLARLVWPLFKLDGPAYTSLFQGAFRPNTYIALSVAAALLGPDWMTLSAVAMMSMIPAVNIVCVLTLSRHGSGGGGGVRDVLRELAKNPLILACLAGLSINLLGLSLPRMLNDLLDILGRAALPMGLLAAGAGLRFQMLDGCKRSLVASSVLHLFVLPVVAAGLVRLFGGDALAVQTAVIFTAIPVSVSSFILARQMGGDHQLMAQIITFQTMISVVTLPMMLIILT from the coding sequence ATGTCTACAGTCATCTATGCCATCGCCCCCATTTTCGCGCTCATTTTCGTTGGATTCGGGTTGCGGCGCATCAATTTTCCGAGTGACGGCTTCTGGCCTGTTTCCGAGCGGCTGACCTATTATGTGCTTTTTCCGGGACTGCTGGTGCACGGTGTCGCAGGCAGGCCCATTCAGGCCGACAGTTTGCCGCTTTCCGGGGGCGTGCTGCTGGCCGTGCTCGTTGTGGCGTTGCTGGCCCGCCTTGTCTGGCCGTTGTTCAAGCTGGACGGTCCCGCGTATACGTCGCTTTTTCAGGGAGCGTTCCGGCCCAACACCTACATTGCCCTGTCCGTGGCTGCCGCACTGCTCGGCCCCGACTGGATGACGCTGTCGGCCGTGGCCATGATGAGCATGATCCCGGCCGTCAACATTGTCTGTGTGCTGACTTTGTCCCGTCACGGCAGCGGGGGAGGCGGCGGAGTGCGGGACGTGCTCAGGGAATTGGCGAAAAATCCGCTCATTCTTGCCTGTCTGGCAGGGCTGAGCATCAACCTGCTTGGACTGTCTCTGCCGAGAATGCTCAACGATCTGCTCGATATTCTCGGACGAGCCGCACTTCCCATGGGATTGCTCGCAGCCGGGGCCGGATTGCGTTTCCAGATGCTTGACGGTTGCAAGCGGTCACTGGTCGCATCGTCTGTCCTGCATCTGTTCGTGCTGCCGGTGGTTGCCGCGGGGTTGGTGCGGCTTTTCGGCGGCGACGCCCTTGCCGTTCAGACGGCTGTCATCTTCACGGCGATTCCGGTTTCCGTGTCTTCGTTCATTCTCGCCCGTCAGATGGGCGGTGATCATCAGCTCATGGCCCAGATTATCACTTTCCAGACGATGATTTCCGTGGTGACCCTGCCCATGATGTTGATTATTTTGACTTAG
- a CDS encoding acyltransferase family protein, which translates to MRVNALLKYRPEIDGLRAVAVLLVVIYHAGIRFHNKEILPGGFLGVDIFFVISGYLITKIIAREIESNSFSLWNFYERRARRIVPALTVMIGVTSVFCWQYFDIEGFVEFGESIVASVSFVANIFFYFQDSYNAEVSNLKPLLHLWSLGVEEQFYIFYPLLLLLLAKTKRSNLILLVLLALSLFYCEWTSFVNQKFNFFMLPTRAWELLAGGIAAKYECKINREYLPKQATELILLISIAAIVCSAVVFTDNSRLPSLMTFPLIVSTVLLLLLGGPQSLVGKILSTRPLVFIGLVSYSFYLWHQPVLVLLRTTQDRSLSDGESLLAVSLSFLLAVVSYYLVETPARRKNLLSRKVVFSGTFAAFLLLSMFGWNVQAHGGFPSRLSRLKEMLADVDLLRKARKLDDYESFAKSHDVTTVLTNKKIKRFIFNDSFGHTLITAGDSHMETLTTAIIAKPPDIIHEFIPVTHSGTLFLLNGLSRANNINAPDKITSMIEWNQQTLEVIRSIKKPIVILGGRLPLQLEHSLFDNKRGGKEPGSGNPGLVIDTGNGFREATISEIKTAYQHTVNTLLNMGCKVVLIYPIPEVGWHVPKTAIKLTRNMTPLQIKKLFSDRKKIATSYNVFKSRTRSAYGVLDSIKTDHNLLRIYPEKIFCDENLCYTYDDVFFYRDDDHLSHPGAVSLYKYIISKIKTKWEKK; encoded by the coding sequence TTGAGGGTAAATGCCTTGCTAAAATATAGACCGGAAATAGATGGGCTACGCGCAGTCGCTGTCCTCCTTGTGGTGATTTATCACGCCGGCATCCGTTTTCACAACAAGGAGATACTGCCGGGTGGCTTTCTAGGTGTTGACATTTTTTTTGTCATCTCTGGTTATTTGATCACCAAGATCATAGCTCGCGAAATCGAATCGAACTCCTTTTCACTGTGGAATTTTTATGAGCGGAGAGCTCGACGAATTGTGCCAGCCCTAACTGTGATGATAGGGGTTACGAGCGTTTTCTGTTGGCAATATTTTGATATAGAAGGCTTTGTTGAATTTGGAGAGAGTATCGTTGCATCCGTGTCGTTTGTTGCGAATATCTTTTTTTACTTCCAAGATAGTTACAATGCCGAAGTCAGCAACTTGAAACCATTGCTCCATCTTTGGAGCCTTGGCGTAGAAGAACAGTTTTATATTTTTTATCCATTGCTGCTGCTGCTTTTGGCAAAGACAAAGAGAAGTAACTTGATACTGCTGGTACTACTCGCACTCTCACTTTTCTATTGTGAATGGACCAGCTTTGTAAATCAAAAGTTTAATTTTTTCATGCTTCCCACAAGAGCGTGGGAACTGCTGGCTGGAGGAATTGCGGCAAAATATGAATGCAAGATAAACCGTGAGTATTTGCCAAAACAAGCTACCGAACTGATATTATTGATCTCCATAGCAGCAATAGTGTGTTCCGCTGTTGTGTTTACGGATAATTCGCGTCTTCCGTCGCTAATGACCTTCCCGCTAATTGTCTCTACTGTCCTTTTACTCCTTTTAGGGGGTCCCCAAAGCCTTGTGGGAAAGATCCTGTCAACGAGACCGCTTGTTTTTATTGGATTAGTTTCGTATTCATTTTACCTTTGGCACCAACCCGTCCTAGTCTTACTCAGAACTACACAAGACCGGTCCTTAAGTGATGGAGAGTCGCTATTAGCAGTGTCGCTGAGTTTTTTATTGGCAGTTGTTTCCTATTATTTGGTAGAGACCCCTGCTCGCAGGAAAAATTTGTTAAGTCGGAAAGTTGTTTTTTCAGGGACGTTTGCAGCATTCCTTTTGCTTTCCATGTTCGGTTGGAATGTACAAGCCCATGGAGGCTTTCCTTCGCGTCTTTCGAGACTCAAAGAAATGTTGGCTGATGTGGATTTATTACGAAAAGCAAGAAAGCTGGATGACTATGAAAGCTTTGCTAAATCTCATGACGTCACTACAGTCCTAACCAACAAGAAGATTAAACGTTTTATTTTCAATGACAGTTTTGGGCATACATTGATTACAGCCGGTGATTCTCACATGGAAACACTGACCACTGCCATAATCGCAAAACCTCCTGACATTATACATGAATTCATTCCTGTGACACATAGTGGCACTTTGTTTCTGCTAAATGGATTGTCAAGAGCCAATAACATCAATGCACCTGACAAAATCACTTCAATGATTGAATGGAACCAACAAACCCTTGAAGTTATTAGAAGTATAAAAAAACCAATAGTAATCTTGGGAGGAAGGCTACCCTTACAACTTGAACATTCCTTGTTCGACAATAAAAGAGGTGGCAAAGAACCAGGTAGCGGCAATCCGGGCCTTGTGATTGATACTGGAAATGGATTTAGGGAAGCAACCATTTCTGAAATAAAAACCGCATATCAACATACGGTAAATACATTGTTGAATATGGGATGCAAAGTTGTGCTTATTTATCCAATTCCTGAAGTGGGATGGCATGTCCCAAAGACAGCGATTAAGCTGACGAGAAATATGACCCCATTGCAAATAAAAAAGCTATTCTCAGACAGAAAAAAAATTGCAACATCATATAACGTATTTAAATCTAGAACCAGATCTGCATACGGTGTACTAGACAGCATTAAAACTGATCACAACTTGCTGCGCATATATCCTGAAAAAATATTCTGCGATGAAAATCTTTGCTACACTTATGATGATGTGTTCTTTTATCGGGATGATGACCATCTCTCTCACCCGGGAGCAGTTAGCTTGTATAAGTATATAATTTCAAAAATCAAAACCAAATGGGAAAAGAAGTAG
- a CDS encoding acyltransferase produces MILKIVSRIIHKVCSAATSVAKPVYTHLSRLYWSERLGKFGENARIESPVHFTKPHNIQIGQDVTIRNGVVMQPRSMTISIGDGTGVNPYVCIYGAVTIGKLCLIAPMVMFAAGEHDITVDGVPVIKKPGIRKPIVVEDDVWIGANAVITGGVTIGKGAVVGAGAVVTKDVAPYEIVAGMPAKCIGTREAWNNGEGKYEFGQ; encoded by the coding sequence ATGATTCTCAAAATCGTCAGCCGCATTATCCACAAGGTTTGCTCCGCAGCAACGTCAGTTGCCAAGCCTGTCTATACGCACCTGTCAAGACTCTATTGGAGTGAACGGCTCGGAAAATTCGGGGAAAACGCAAGAATAGAAAGCCCGGTCCACTTTACCAAACCCCACAATATCCAAATAGGCCAGGACGTCACCATCAGAAACGGTGTGGTCATGCAGCCCCGTTCTATGACGATAAGTATTGGTGACGGCACGGGAGTTAATCCATACGTATGTATTTACGGTGCGGTCACGATTGGCAAATTATGTCTGATTGCCCCCATGGTCATGTTTGCGGCAGGCGAACATGACATCACCGTGGACGGCGTGCCGGTCATCAAGAAACCCGGCATACGTAAACCCATTGTGGTGGAAGATGATGTCTGGATTGGGGCAAACGCCGTCATTACAGGCGGTGTGACGATCGGCAAAGGTGCTGTAGTCGGAGCAGGAGCTGTCGTGACAAAGGATGTAGCTCCCTATGAAATAGTCGCTGGCATGCCAGCCAAATGTATTGGCACCCGCGAGGCATGGAACAATGGAGAAGGGAAATATGAATTCGGACAATAA
- a CDS encoding N-acyl homoserine lactonase family protein → MKYTVHPIVMGTKQFDKGMMTYQHDYGKPYTIPIYTWYIEGGDKKILVDTGEMQPIVSDEREQAIGGKIYTFEEGLAKYGLKPEDIDIIIHTHLHNDHCENDYKCENAKIYVHEKELEHIHDPHPLDFRYLEDYIEDVEENGQVVAVSEDTEVLPGITMIHTPAHTPGGMSVKIETEKGSVLICGFCTILENLEPPIEVKAMEMEVIPPGTNTGPNEAYDILLKAKGLADHVLPLHEPKWASMETVPE, encoded by the coding sequence ATGAAGTATACGGTCCATCCCATCGTCATGGGAACCAAACAGTTCGACAAAGGCATGATGACCTACCAGCACGACTATGGGAAACCTTACACCATCCCCATTTACACCTGGTATATCGAAGGCGGCGACAAGAAGATTCTTGTGGACACCGGCGAGATGCAGCCCATCGTTTCCGACGAGCGGGAGCAGGCCATCGGCGGCAAGATCTACACCTTTGAGGAAGGTCTCGCCAAATACGGCCTCAAGCCCGAGGATATCGACATCATCATTCACACGCACCTGCACAACGATCATTGCGAGAACGACTACAAGTGCGAGAACGCGAAGATTTACGTGCATGAGAAGGAACTGGAACATATCCATGATCCGCATCCGCTCGATTTCCGCTACCTTGAAGACTACATCGAGGACGTGGAGGAGAACGGACAGGTCGTGGCCGTGTCCGAGGACACCGAGGTCCTGCCCGGTATCACCATGATCCATACCCCGGCCCACACTCCCGGCGGCATGTCCGTGAAAATCGAGACGGAAAAGGGCAGCGTGCTGATCTGCGGTTTCTGCACCATTCTGGAAAATCTGGAGCCGCCCATCGAAGTCAAGGCCATGGAGATGGAAGTGATTCCGCCCGGAACCAATACCGGTCCCAACGAGGCCTACGACATTTTGCTCAAGGCAAAAGGGCTGGCCGACCATGTCCTGCCGCTCCATGAACCCAAATGGGCATCCATGGAGACCGTTCCCGAATAA
- a CDS encoding glycosyltransferase family 4 protein, with the protein MPTEFFYGLPQLRHKGFSVDLLDLNELTPKQNTLRYQWARLKDCHREKQTLMNHCEHLFVDDIDTIFEYDQIIAGTEYIALGLADFLKKDQAPPMIFFAMGMLSKPLLQLPEGHKGRKRAIARYKQLLERSAGGMFLGEPELHNSQRYFPTLTKQMYFSSFGVDTQFWTPKNDNAQGDGYFLFVGNDARRDTTTFLSVVRGMPDQKFIAITSLLDNENNLPANLEIIRGNWKQELITDEQMRKYYQNAHAVVLPIEDTLQPSGQSVALQAMACGKPVVISDFPGFWERGAYRDGEDIILVQPKNSQAMINALQKLTDDSTYAEKVGTNARKLALKHFTIERFADNVIKALDK; encoded by the coding sequence ATGCCCACCGAATTCTTCTACGGCCTGCCCCAACTCAGGCACAAAGGATTTTCGGTAGACCTGCTTGATCTCAATGAGTTGACGCCAAAGCAAAATACCCTGCGATACCAATGGGCCAGACTCAAAGACTGTCATCGTGAAAAACAAACATTGATGAACCACTGTGAGCATCTGTTTGTGGACGACATTGATACGATCTTTGAATATGACCAGATCATTGCCGGGACAGAATATATTGCCTTAGGGTTGGCGGATTTTCTCAAGAAAGATCAGGCTCCACCCATGATTTTCTTTGCCATGGGGATGCTAAGCAAACCCCTGCTGCAATTGCCTGAAGGACACAAAGGGCGCAAACGCGCTATTGCACGATACAAACAACTTCTTGAACGAAGTGCAGGAGGGATGTTCTTGGGCGAGCCAGAACTACACAACTCTCAACGATATTTCCCAACCCTGACCAAACAGATGTATTTTTCATCATTCGGCGTGGATACCCAATTCTGGACCCCCAAAAACGACAATGCACAGGGCGATGGCTACTTTCTCTTTGTCGGTAACGACGCAAGGCGCGACACAACCACCTTCCTTTCCGTCGTCCGAGGCATGCCAGACCAAAAATTCATCGCGATTACATCGCTCTTGGACAACGAAAACAATCTACCAGCTAACCTTGAAATAATCAGGGGAAATTGGAAACAGGAACTCATCACAGACGAACAAATGCGTAAGTATTACCAAAACGCGCATGCCGTTGTCCTTCCCATAGAAGACACGCTACAGCCTTCAGGCCAAAGTGTCGCCCTTCAGGCCATGGCATGCGGCAAGCCTGTCGTCATATCCGATTTTCCGGGATTTTGGGAACGAGGCGCATACCGTGACGGGGAAGACATCATCCTGGTTCAACCCAAGAACTCCCAAGCCATGATAAACGCTTTGCAGAAGTTGACTGATGATTCTACCTATGCAGAAAAAGTTGGTACCAACGCCCGGAAACTCGCCCTCAAGCATTTCACTATTGAACGCTTTGCTGACAACGTCATCAAGGCCTTAGACAAATGA
- a CDS encoding FkbM family methyltransferase — translation MNQAEVKQIEDLLKTKAGDLLLDLLARPSMASELLENNKQTNHWLLDHRKDINSQRGEDGVLAKICEHIPSEGERWCVEFGTLDGKSHSNTLELIENHGWNSIQIEGDATYFQLLCETHKNNKKVQCINAWVGLAPNNRLDDILAETAAPSEIDILSIDIDGADYYIWESLKNYSPKIVVIEFNPTIHPEVSFTQPPDVSISQGSSLRAMWELGKEKGYTLVCNTRANAIFVRQDLAKPFGIDDTDPAFFFRTPELISYLFQLYDGTLTVKGYRLLNWLKIAFGEMDLQAIPGLFRGKNMSRFPRLRKLWLKHFHADRYANRKPIEKDY, via the coding sequence ATGAACCAAGCAGAGGTCAAGCAAATTGAAGACCTGTTAAAGACAAAGGCAGGAGACCTTCTACTAGATCTGCTGGCACGTCCTTCCATGGCTTCCGAACTTCTTGAAAACAACAAACAGACCAACCACTGGCTGCTTGACCACCGCAAAGACATCAATTCTCAACGAGGGGAGGACGGCGTTCTCGCCAAAATTTGCGAACACATCCCAAGCGAAGGAGAACGTTGGTGTGTAGAATTTGGCACACTCGACGGGAAAAGCCATAGCAACACCCTCGAACTCATCGAAAATCATGGCTGGAACTCTATTCAGATAGAAGGAGATGCAACGTATTTCCAACTACTTTGCGAAACTCATAAAAACAATAAAAAAGTCCAATGCATCAATGCATGGGTTGGCTTGGCCCCCAACAACAGGCTTGATGACATTCTTGCCGAGACAGCAGCTCCGAGCGAGATAGACATCCTTTCGATCGACATTGACGGCGCGGATTACTACATATGGGAATCGCTCAAGAATTACTCGCCCAAAATCGTTGTCATTGAGTTCAACCCGACCATACATCCGGAAGTATCATTCACACAGCCTCCGGACGTTTCCATCTCCCAAGGTTCAAGTCTGCGAGCCATGTGGGAACTCGGCAAAGAGAAAGGATACACTCTAGTGTGCAATACCAGAGCGAATGCCATTTTTGTTCGGCAGGATTTGGCAAAACCTTTTGGCATTGACGATACCGACCCTGCCTTCTTCTTCCGCACGCCAGAATTGATTTCCTATCTTTTCCAACTTTACGACGGCACACTAACTGTTAAAGGGTACAGACTGCTCAACTGGCTGAAAATTGCGTTCGGCGAAATGGACCTGCAGGCCATCCCCGGGCTTTTCCGGGGGAAAAACATGTCTCGCTTCCCTCGACTGCGAAAGCTTTGGCTAAAGCACTTCCATGCAGACAGGTATGCCAACAGAAAACCAATCGAAAAAGATTACTAG